Sequence from the Aquimarina sp. Aq107 genome:
ATGGCCGCTACTATGCTGATTGGTTTATGGATATATGATGAACTTAACTATAACAACTACTTCGAAAACAATACAACCATCGCTCAGGTGTTTCAACACGAATCTGCTAATAATATTATAGATACAGGTCCTGCCATACCAAGACCATTAGAGTTTGCATTGAGAGAAGGTTATGCTGATAATTTTAAACATATTATTATGTCTTCTTGGGAACAACCAAGATATATCCGTTTTGGAGAGACTAATATTTACAGGCGGGGAAATGCGATGCAAGAAGGTGCTCCAGAGATGTTGAATTTAAAAATTATCGAAGGTATAAAAGATGGTCTAAAAGATAAGAATTCAATAATGCTATCAGAATCTTCTTCAAAAACACTATTCGGAAGTACTTCTGCTGTTGGCAAAATTGTAAAAGTGAATAATCAGGATGACTTAATTGTTACTGCAGTTTATGAAGATATTCCTGATAACAATTCGTTTAACGATATGGATTACTTAATACCTTGGGAGTATTATATAACAACACAGTCTTGGTTACAAAGAGCAAAAACTGCTTGGGGAAATAATTCATTTCAAATGTTTGTGCAGATCAATGATAATACATCTATGGAAGCTGTTACTTCTAAAATCATTGATGTTAAGAAGAATGCTTCTCCAGAAGAAGCAGAATTCAATCCTCAAATCTTCTTATTTCCAATGAAAGATTGGTATTTGAGAGGTGATTTTGAAAATGGTGTTCAAAGCGGTGGTCGTATTGAAAATATTTGGTTATTCGGTATCATCGGTATCTTTATTTTATTATTGGCTTGTATCAATTTTGTTAATTTAAGTACAGCTCGTTCAGAAAAACGAGCTATAGAAGTTGGTATAAGAAAGTCTATAGGTTCACAAAGAGGCCAGCTTATATTTCAATTTTTAAGTGAATCATTCTTAGTTGTATTTGTGGCATTTTTAATAGCTATTGGAATTGTGTTATTGAGTCTAGATGGCTTTAACAATTTAGCAAGTAAAGCCATTGTTTTTCCGTGGACAAATACCCTATTTTGGGTTGCATCCTTAATATTCATTTTTTTAACTGCATTCTTATCTGGAAGTTATCCCGCATTGTATTTATCATCTTTTAATCCTGTCACCGTTCTAAAAGGGACTTTTAGAGTTGGTCGTTTTGCAGCACTTCCAAGAAAAATATTAGTAGTTACTCAGTTTACAGTATCTATTGCACTTATTATAGGTACACTCGTGGTGATGAACCAAATTCAGTATAGCAAAGAAAGACCAACAGGTTATGACAAAGAAGGTTTAATTCAAATACCAGTCATGAGTAGTGAATTTAGCGGGAAAGCAGATATCATGCGAAATCAATTTATAGCTTCTGGAGGAGCTGTAGAAATGGCTACAACAAGCAGTCCTACGACAGATGTTTGGTCCAATAGAGGCGGTTATACCTGGGAAGGTAAACCAGTTGGTTTTCAAGAAGATTTGGCATATACTGATGTATCCTATGAATTTATCGAAGCCTTGGGTGCAAAAATAATTGAAGGAAGAGGTTTTTCTCGAGATTTTCCAACGGACTCTTTAGGTGTTCTTCTTAATAAAACTGCAGTTGAGTATATGGGAAT
This genomic interval carries:
- a CDS encoding ABC transporter permease; protein product: MIRNYFKIALRNLLKNKIYSFINISGLAIGMAATMLIGLWIYDELNYNNYFENNTTIAQVFQHESANNIIDTGPAIPRPLEFALREGYADNFKHIIMSSWEQPRYIRFGETNIYRRGNAMQEGAPEMLNLKIIEGIKDGLKDKNSIMLSESSSKTLFGSTSAVGKIVKVNNQDDLIVTAVYEDIPDNNSFNDMDYLIPWEYYITTQSWLQRAKTAWGNNSFQMFVQINDNTSMEAVTSKIIDVKKNASPEEAEFNPQIFLFPMKDWYLRGDFENGVQSGGRIENIWLFGIIGIFILLLACINFVNLSTARSEKRAIEVGIRKSIGSQRGQLIFQFLSESFLVVFVAFLIAIGIVLLSLDGFNNLASKAIVFPWTNTLFWVASLIFIFLTAFLSGSYPALYLSSFNPVTVLKGTFRVGRFAALPRKILVVTQFTVSIALIIGTLVVMNQIQYSKERPTGYDKEGLIQIPVMSSEFSGKADIMRNQFIASGGAVEMATTSSPTTDVWSNRGGYTWEGKPVGFQEDLAYTDVSYEFIEALGAKIIEGRGFSRDFPTDSLGVLLNKTAVEYMGIKNPIGKLIRDSDVDDPNPMPPLKIIGVIDDIIMQSPYSPVKQSMYAFDRFGNISFYNLRLNPENSVSDNLEIVETVFKNNFPNVPFDYQFIDQEYAKKFRAEERISSLAKVFTMLAIFISLLGLFGLASFVAEQRTKEIGVRKILGASLANLWILLSKDFIKLVIIALFISAPIAYYFMSQWLQKFSYRTDISWNIFLIAGSGAIIITIITISIQAIKSVTANPVDSLRTE